A single window of Salvia splendens isolate huo1 chromosome 8, SspV2, whole genome shotgun sequence DNA harbors:
- the LOC121745715 gene encoding uncharacterized protein LOC121745715, whose amino-acid sequence MADSFLSNSSFGTSSAPLAMPTLPNNPPISVKLNDSNFLIWLQQVEATIWGYGLESHLTGEGGPLQEAGSSVTEMTPESLAWRHQDQRLEAWLLSSLSESALILVVGLKTTKDIWNALQTNYARQSRAKVMQIKLQWQNTKKESLSMQEYLNKMKTCFDFLASAGSKISEEDQIFYILGGLAQDYNLVVVSISSRCEPWTVREVSALLLSFETRLNSAEVAVVSMEGTRPSLNVVH is encoded by the coding sequence ATGGCTGACTCCTTCTTGTCAAACTCTTCGTTTGGGACCTCATCTGCACCTTTAGCAATGCCCACCTTACCAAATAATCCACCAATCTCGGTGAAACTGAATGATTCAAATTTTCTCATATGGCTCCAACAAGTGGAAGCCACAATTTGGGGGTACGGCCTTGAGTCGCATCTAACCGGAGAAGGAGGACCTTTGCAAGAAGCAGGTTCTTCAGTCACCGAAATGACTCCAGAAAGTCTAGCTTGGCGCCATCAAGATCAACGGCTGGAGGCATGGCTGCTCTCATCTCTATCAGAGAGTGCTTTAATCCTGGTggtgggactgaaaaccaccaAGGACATATGGAATGCCCTGCAAACAAACTATGCAAGACAATCGAGGGCAAAGGTTATGCAAATCAAGCTTCAGTGGCAAAACACCAAAAAGGAATCACTCTCTATGCAAGAGTATCTCAacaaaatgaaaacatgctttGACTTCCTTGCATCTGCAGGGAGCAAAATTTCTGAAGAGGACCAGATTTTCTACATCTTAGGAGGACTTGCTCAAGACTACAATCTTGTGGTAGTATCTATTTCTTCCAGGTGTGAGCCCTGGACAGTCAGAGAAGTCTCTGCACTCCTCTTGAGCTTTGAGACACGGTTGAACTCTGCAGAAGTCGCTGTTGTTAGCATGGAAGGGACTCGACCCTCTTTAAATGTAGTTCATTAG